In a genomic window of Bradyrhizobium sp. LLZ17:
- a CDS encoding DUF2840 domain-containing protein — translation MSEVTTVELFWLEKRIENRIRFGKPASERIVDHHRRILSFLPGSIFAFVRWTSNDFGTILSRIDILRAVAPGQRYSTVPWVSPGGESLLRLAGWPKVERVLQLIDAVESLGIDAADAAPDYWHHAHNRLSVNETPRAYTRARHQAWLSRRRVAL, via the coding sequence GTGAGCGAGGTCACAACTGTTGAGCTTTTTTGGCTCGAGAAGCGCATCGAAAATCGAATCCGATTCGGAAAACCTGCATCAGAGAGGATCGTTGACCATCACCGGCGCATTCTCTCGTTTTTGCCTGGCAGCATCTTCGCGTTCGTGCGCTGGACCTCCAACGACTTCGGAACCATCCTGTCGCGGATCGACATTTTGCGCGCCGTCGCGCCAGGGCAGCGATACTCAACCGTGCCTTGGGTCAGCCCCGGCGGCGAAAGCCTGCTGCGATTGGCTGGTTGGCCAAAGGTCGAGCGCGTTCTCCAGTTGATCGACGCCGTGGAGTCACTGGGCATCGATGCTGCCGATGCAGCCCCTGACTATTGGCATCACGCCCACAACCGTCTTTCCGTCAACGAAACGCCACGAGCTTATACCCGTGCACGCCACCAGGCGTGGCTCAGTCGGCGCAGGGTGGCACTCTGA
- a CDS encoding replication initiator protein A translates to MADSNSTAAGRRRSERDQLDLFRALPGDLAPRDAQDLMAYPFFSLAKSKRIVPIDFRAGKITIRVEAVPEHGLATIWDADVLIWAASQIVQARDAGLKTSRLIAATPYEILTFVGRGTSVRDYDRLKAALDRLQSTSVMTSIRQPTERRRHRFSWINEWKHTSDVHGHARGIELILPDWFYTGVLDESLVLTIDRAYFDLTGGLERWLYRLVRKHGGRQHGGWSFGLVHLHAKSGSLSPLKHFAYDLRQIVHHQTLPGYRLAITHDLNGEERLNFAPVPIDRLRSDCENRGVISPAGDKL, encoded by the coding sequence ATGGCGGACAGCAACTCAACTGCAGCCGGAAGGCGGCGGTCAGAGCGCGACCAACTCGATCTGTTTCGCGCGCTTCCTGGCGATCTCGCTCCACGGGACGCGCAAGACTTGATGGCTTATCCGTTCTTCTCGCTAGCAAAGTCGAAGCGGATCGTTCCTATCGACTTCCGCGCAGGTAAGATCACCATCCGTGTCGAAGCGGTGCCGGAACATGGGCTGGCGACGATCTGGGACGCGGACGTTCTGATCTGGGCTGCCTCACAGATCGTCCAGGCCCGTGATGCCGGTTTGAAAACCTCGCGCCTGATCGCCGCCACCCCCTATGAGATCCTGACGTTCGTCGGCCGTGGCACCAGTGTACGCGACTACGACCGCCTAAAGGCTGCGCTCGACCGATTGCAATCAACCAGCGTCATGACTTCAATCCGGCAGCCGACGGAACGGCGGCGGCATCGCTTCTCCTGGATCAACGAATGGAAGCACACAAGCGATGTGCACGGGCATGCTCGTGGAATCGAGTTGATCTTACCCGATTGGTTCTACACGGGCGTCCTAGACGAATCGCTCGTGCTGACCATTGACCGCGCGTATTTCGATCTGACCGGTGGACTCGAACGTTGGCTCTATCGCCTCGTCCGCAAGCATGGGGGTCGTCAGCATGGCGGTTGGAGCTTCGGTCTTGTGCACTTGCATGCCAAGTCCGGGAGCCTCTCGCCGCTCAAGCACTTCGCCTACGATCTGCGCCAGATCGTGCATCATCAGACGTTGCCGGGCTATCGGCTGGCTATCACACACGACCTGAATGGCGAAGAACGATTGAATTTCGCACCCGTCCCCATCGACCGCCTACGCAGCGATTGCGAAAACCGTGGCGTCATCAGCCCTGCGGGGGATAAGCTGTGA
- a CDS encoding relaxase/mobilization nuclease domain-containing protein, whose translation MTRDDDLRIRPGRIRSRRAPRAKPFLAQALTAAQKAGGLSRGKHGHGRRFGRGRAASIAAARLLNARGRGAMIKARVVRRMRSPGALRAHIGYLQRDGVTRDGAPGKLFDAAGDDADGRAFVTRCEGDRHHFRFIVSPDDAGELASLRSFTRELMDQASRDLGTRLDWVAVDHWNTEHPHIHILVRGRTDDGADLVISRDYIAMGLRARASDLVTRELGPRSELEIRQSLEADMTAERWTRLDRALAREAGTADGVIDLRLERDAGRDPLREIRIGRMRTLERLGLAEPAGPAVWVLAADAEARLRALGERGDIIRRLHKSLTRDGASRASASWALEGESHGEPIVGRLIARGLDDELKGTAFAIVDGIDGRVHHVKLPDLEAAGDGPIGGIVELRRFADARGRTRTALAVRSELVLDQQVAADGATWLDRQLVARHSAELSRNAFGAEVRAALEQRIDVLADQGLAQRDGNKVRLSRNLIDTLRDRELEVVTRRLIEETGLPHLSSDAGEQISGVYRRRLSLASGRFAMIDNGLGFQLVPWSPSLERELGKQVTGIAGPGSVDWDFGRKRGLSL comes from the coding sequence ATGACGCGCGACGATGATCTTCGGATCCGCCCCGGCCGTATCCGTTCCAGGCGTGCGCCCCGGGCAAAGCCGTTTCTGGCGCAGGCACTCACTGCGGCTCAGAAGGCTGGCGGCCTCTCGCGAGGCAAGCATGGCCACGGCCGTAGGTTTGGACGCGGCCGCGCCGCGAGCATCGCTGCGGCACGGCTCCTGAACGCCCGCGGCCGCGGCGCTATGATCAAGGCGCGGGTGGTGCGGCGGATGCGTTCGCCGGGCGCGTTGCGCGCCCATATCGGTTACCTGCAGCGCGACGGAGTCACGCGCGACGGCGCCCCGGGAAAACTATTCGACGCCGCGGGCGACGATGCGGACGGTCGCGCTTTCGTCACGCGTTGCGAGGGTGACCGCCATCATTTCAGGTTCATCGTCTCGCCTGATGATGCTGGAGAACTTGCCAGCCTGCGTAGCTTCACCCGGGAGCTGATGGACCAGGCCTCGCGCGACCTTGGCACACGGCTTGATTGGGTCGCTGTCGACCATTGGAATACCGAGCATCCGCACATCCATATCCTCGTGCGGGGCCGTACGGATGACGGTGCCGACCTCGTCATCAGTCGCGATTATATCGCTATGGGCCTACGCGCCCGCGCCAGCGACCTTGTCACGCGAGAACTTGGCCCTCGCTCGGAGCTCGAGATCCGCCAAAGCCTTGAGGCGGATATGACAGCCGAACGCTGGACCAGGCTCGACCGGGCGCTTGCCCGGGAAGCGGGGACGGCGGACGGCGTCATCGATTTGAGATTAGAGCGGGATGCCGGGCGCGATCCATTGCGAGAAATTCGGATCGGGCGGATGCGGACGCTCGAGCGGCTCGGGTTGGCGGAACCTGCGGGGCCCGCGGTCTGGGTCCTGGCCGCCGATGCGGAAGCGCGGTTGCGCGCGCTTGGCGAGCGCGGTGACATCATCAGGCGGCTGCACAAAAGTCTCACGCGGGACGGCGCCAGCCGCGCTTCTGCATCCTGGGCACTGGAGGGCGAAAGTCATGGCGAACCGATCGTTGGCCGTCTCATCGCGCGCGGGCTTGATGACGAACTGAAGGGCACAGCCTTTGCCATTGTCGATGGGATTGACGGGCGCGTGCATCATGTGAAGCTCCCTGACCTCGAGGCGGCGGGTGATGGGCCGATCGGTGGGATTGTGGAACTGCGCCGGTTTGCGGATGCCCGTGGTCGGACACGTACTGCGCTCGCGGTTCGCTCGGAACTCGTTCTCGATCAGCAGGTCGCGGCGGACGGAGCCACGTGGCTAGACCGGCAGCTCGTCGCGCGACATTCTGCCGAGCTCTCCCGCAATGCGTTTGGCGCCGAGGTTCGTGCGGCACTCGAACAGCGCATCGATGTGTTGGCCGACCAAGGGCTCGCCCAGCGCGATGGCAACAAGGTCCGGCTAAGCCGCAATCTGATCGACACCCTCCGGGATCGCGAACTCGAGGTCGTCACACGACGCCTCATCGAGGAAACGGGCCTTCCGCACTTGTCATCTGATGCAGGTGAGCAGATTTCGGGGGTTTATCGTCGGCGCCTGTCATTGGCGTCGGGGCGCTTCGCGATGATCGACAACGGCCTCGGCTTTCAGCTTGTGCCCTGGTCGCCTTCGCTCGAGCGGGAATTGGGCAAACAGGTCACCGGCATCGCCGGTCCAGGCAGCGTCGACTGGGACTTCGGGCGCAAGCGCGGCCTATCGCTCTGA
- a CDS encoding AlpA family transcriptional regulator, with protein MPDPNAGLPPRYLRTPEAARFLGLSGRTLEKHRTYGTGPTYRKLGGRVVYALEDLTAWVDRGAKTSTSDPGAGTVLPAKRHTPIPYAGKERR; from the coding sequence ATGCCCGATCCGAACGCCGGCTTGCCGCCGCGATACCTGCGCACGCCGGAGGCGGCGCGCTTTCTCGGACTGTCCGGCCGTACCCTCGAAAAGCACCGCACCTATGGCACGGGCCCGACGTACCGGAAGCTGGGCGGTCGCGTTGTGTATGCGCTCGAAGACCTGACGGCGTGGGTTGACCGCGGCGCCAAAACGTCCACCAGCGATCCTGGTGCAGGCACAGTCCTGCCCGCGAAACGGCACACACCGATTCCGTATGCGGGCAAGGAGCGGCGCTGA
- a CDS encoding transposase — protein sequence MPIGRKATVGKVPDMENMIRGLLRPFGLNVGEISVGPFDARARDLLAGKKELEAIVAPLLDARNAMRQQVAKLHRLALMAARGDSAVRRMITVPGVGTLVALTFRDTVDDRARFKKSTNVGAHFGLTPRRYQSEQTDRIGSISKCGDELTRAMLYEAPIAILTRIPKNFKLRLWGLRLARKKGLKRAATAVARALAMLLHTIWIDGTTFRFGAGGKRGRVAAAA from the coding sequence TTGCCGATCGGGCGCAAGGCGACGGTCGGTAAGGTGCCGGACATGGAGAACATGATCCGCGGCCTGTTGCGCCCGTTCGGCCTGAACGTCGGCGAGATCTCGGTCGGCCCTTTTGATGCGCGAGCGCGCGATCTCTTGGCCGGGAAGAAGGAATTGGAAGCGATCGTCGCGCCGCTGTTGGACGCCCGCAATGCGATGCGGCAGCAGGTCGCAAAACTGCACCGCCTGGCCCTGATGGCGGCGCGGGGCGACAGCGCCGTGCGACGAATGATTACGGTGCCCGGCGTCGGCACCCTCGTGGCATTGACGTTCCGCGACACGGTCGATGATCGGGCGCGGTTCAAGAAGTCGACCAACGTTGGCGCCCATTTCGGGCTGACGCCGCGGCGGTATCAATCCGAACAGACCGATAGGATCGGCAGCATCTCCAAATGCGGCGATGAGCTGACGCGGGCGATGCTGTACGAGGCGCCGATCGCGATCCTCACGCGCATTCCGAAGAATTTTAAGCTGCGGCTGTGGGGCCTGCGGCTGGCCAGGAAGAAGGGTCTGAAGCGCGCGGCGACCGCGGTGGCGCGCGCGCTCGCCATGCTGCTGCACACGATCTGGATCGATGGCACCACCTTTCGGTTTGGCGCCGGCGGCAAGCGCGGCCGGGTCGCTGCGGCGGCTTGA
- a CDS encoding transcriptional regulator domain-containing protein, translating into MSEFDWRSPEAYQHAIKSGEMADFAWESLRRSPNYRASYRENRSQMTSELRRRWGICFRS; encoded by the coding sequence ATGTCCGAGTTCGACTGGCGCTCACCGGAGGCCTATCAACACGCTATCAAGTCGGGCGAGATGGCGGATTTCGCCTGGGAGTCACTGCGGCGCAGCCCTAACTATCGAGCTTCCTATCGAGAAAATCGGTCGCAGATGACTTCCGAATTACGAAGGAGATGGGGCATCTGCTTTCGCTCATGA
- a CDS encoding DUF736 domain-containing protein, translating to MSQIGSFTRSNDGTYTGTIKTLAIDAKARIVPSDPASTSDKAPDLRVIVSGVEIGAAWRRTSKDNRSYHSVKLDDPSFTAPIYANLFEGDDGECAPIWSR from the coding sequence ATGTCCCAGATCGGTTCGTTCACCCGCAGCAACGATGGCACCTACACCGGCACCATCAAGACGCTCGCGATCGATGCCAAGGCGCGCATCGTCCCCAGCGATCCCGCCTCCACCAGCGACAAGGCGCCAGACCTGCGCGTGATCGTCTCAGGCGTCGAGATCGGTGCCGCCTGGCGCCGGACTTCGAAGGACAATCGCTCCTACCACTCGGTCAAGCTCGACGATCCGTCCTTTACGGCGCCCATCTACGCCAACCTCTTCGAAGGCGACGATGGCGAGTGTGCGCCGATCTGGTCGCGCTGA
- a CDS encoding helix-turn-helix domain-containing protein, which translates to MDMRKLVGRNFAKFRKQKGFTQEKFSEASGFTQQYISDLERGRRNPTVVTLFELASTLGVSHVDLVLPDEEFCKERIKLPKQR; encoded by the coding sequence ATGGACATGCGCAAGTTGGTGGGGCGGAATTTCGCTAAGTTCCGGAAGCAAAAAGGCTTCACACAGGAGAAATTCTCCGAGGCGTCCGGCTTTACTCAGCAATACATCAGCGATTTAGAGCGTGGTCGGCGCAATCCCACGGTCGTGACGCTGTTCGAACTCGCGAGCACATTGGGCGTTAGCCACGTCGATCTCGTGTTGCCCGATGAGGAATTCTGCAAGGAGCGAATCAAGCTGCCGAAGCAAAGGTGA
- a CDS encoding tyrosine-type recombinase/integrase — translation MLIDDVDRYIELRRSLGFKLAKTARHLTAFARYAVDQGDTHVRRETAIAWAAAVSSTPRSHQRRLQEIALFARFLYAEDRAHEVPHHPRSPATRPAPYIYTPEELARMLDAAGNLRRQKPSPLRRHIYVMLIGLLASTGLRISEALNLRLDDLLPDGVLHIRLTKFNKSRLVPMHRSVVEALQAYLEVRRRFAGMDDHVFLSVGAKPMSLRTAQSNFYVILRKASVGQNRPRRPRIHDLRHTFATRVLEQCATRRDDVARDFVALATYLGYADIRHTYWYLEATPDLMADIAGAAEALIAGEVA, via the coding sequence ATGCTGATCGATGATGTTGATCGCTACATCGAGCTGCGCCGCTCGCTCGGCTTCAAGCTCGCAAAGACGGCCCGACACCTCACCGCGTTCGCGCGCTATGCGGTCGACCAGGGCGATACCCATGTTCGCCGCGAGACCGCGATCGCCTGGGCGGCGGCCGTCTCGTCGACGCCCCGCAGTCACCAGCGGCGGCTTCAGGAGATCGCGCTCTTTGCACGCTTCCTCTACGCGGAGGATCGCGCGCATGAAGTACCGCATCATCCCCGCAGCCCTGCAACACGTCCTGCGCCCTATATCTACACGCCAGAGGAACTGGCTCGCATGCTCGACGCTGCGGGCAATCTACGGCGCCAAAAGCCCAGCCCGCTCAGGCGCCACATCTATGTGATGCTGATCGGGCTGCTGGCGTCGACGGGTCTGCGGATTTCCGAGGCTCTGAACCTGAGGTTGGACGATCTGCTGCCCGACGGCGTGCTGCACATCCGCCTGACTAAGTTCAACAAGAGCAGGCTCGTACCAATGCACCGCAGCGTGGTCGAGGCGCTGCAGGCCTACCTTGAGGTCCGGCGGCGGTTCGCCGGGATGGATGACCATGTGTTCCTGTCCGTGGGTGCCAAGCCGATGTCGCTTCGGACCGCCCAGAGCAACTTCTATGTGATCCTGCGCAAGGCTAGCGTCGGTCAGAATCGGCCGCGTCGCCCGCGTATCCATGATCTGCGCCACACCTTCGCGACGCGTGTGCTGGAGCAATGCGCGACGCGTCGTGATGATGTTGCGCGCGACTTCGTCGCTCTCGCCACTTATCTCGGCTATGCAGACATCCGGCATACCTACTGGTATCTGGAAGCCACCCCGGACCTCATGGCCGATATAGCGGGTGCTGCCGAGGCGCTGATCGCCGGGGAGGTCGCATGA
- a CDS encoding DUF736 domain-containing protein, with product MAQIGTFTRAEDGSYTGTIKTLSLNFKARFLPAEPSENEKAPNLRVVVGNVEIGAAWQRTSKDNTVYHSVKLDDPSFSAPIYANLVAVDDGHALVWSR from the coding sequence ATGGCTCAGATTGGCACCTTCACCCGCGCCGAAGACGGCTCATACACCGGCACCATCAAGACGCTCTCGCTCAACTTCAAGGCGCGCTTCCTTCCTGCCGAACCCTCCGAGAACGAGAAGGCTCCGAACCTGCGCGTGGTGGTCGGCAATGTCGAGATAGGTGCCGCGTGGCAGCGGACCTCCAAGGACAATACCGTCTATCACTCGGTCAAGCTCGACGACCCGTCCTTCTCGGCGCCCATCTACGCCAATCTCGTCGCGGTCGACGACGGCCACGCGCTGGTCTGGTCGCGCTGA
- a CDS encoding lytic transglycosylase domain-containing protein has protein sequence MTEASHRFAIPARWIRAVMQAESGGNAYAISPRGALGLMQIMPATWVELSVRHDLGIDPSDPHDNIMAGAAYLREMLDRFGSEGFLAAYNAGPKRYEEHLATGRPLPDETQIYIARLASLIGIEQRNNGSSGARRFAAWQQAPGLVERSKSLFPKGNSASGVRTMNSSKAAPKAGTTALVPRATGLFVRRSDEVRSR, from the coding sequence GTGACCGAAGCCTCGCATCGGTTCGCGATCCCGGCGCGTTGGATTCGTGCCGTCATGCAGGCCGAAAGCGGCGGAAATGCGTACGCCATATCACCTCGGGGAGCGCTCGGGTTGATGCAAATCATGCCGGCGACCTGGGTCGAGCTGAGCGTTCGTCACGATCTCGGTATCGATCCATCTGATCCCCACGACAACATTATGGCTGGGGCAGCGTACCTTCGCGAGATGCTCGATCGTTTCGGATCGGAAGGGTTTCTCGCAGCCTACAATGCGGGACCAAAACGGTACGAGGAGCACCTGGCCACCGGTCGACCGCTTCCGGATGAAACACAAATCTACATCGCCAGACTCGCATCATTGATCGGCATTGAGCAGCGCAACAACGGTAGTTCGGGTGCCAGACGCTTCGCCGCGTGGCAGCAAGCGCCAGGCCTTGTTGAGCGGTCCAAGAGCTTATTCCCTAAGGGCAACTCGGCATCTGGCGTCCGCACAATGAATTCGTCGAAAGCAGCGCCTAAGGCGGGTACGACTGCGCTCGTACCTCGTGCGACGGGGCTGTTTGTGCGGCGATCAGACGAGGTGCGGTCCCGATGA
- a CDS encoding DUF2285 domain-containing protein — MVPLVQSASGSKAVGARLPLADLSSGTISKASDGWHAVLRIQGAQHHLWLKDAPQFGVSYAAELPLDADFEIRAHASHRLWRAVKGRPAGPPLHQLSAQRRERLVLVLRALDGRMDGASYRLIAEVLFGRKRIPERAWKTHELRSRTIRLVQAGLALMRGGYRALLRPPSRKE; from the coding sequence GTGGTGCCGCTCGTTCAGAGCGCGTCCGGCTCAAAAGCGGTCGGCGCGCGGCTACCGCTTGCCGACCTTTCATCGGGCACCATCAGCAAGGCATCTGACGGCTGGCATGCCGTATTGCGCATTCAAGGAGCGCAACACCATCTCTGGCTGAAAGATGCGCCGCAGTTTGGTGTCTCTTATGCAGCCGAACTGCCGCTCGATGCGGATTTTGAGATCCGCGCCCACGCCTCACATCGGCTGTGGCGCGCAGTCAAGGGCCGCCCGGCAGGACCTCCCCTTCATCAACTTTCGGCGCAGCGGCGCGAACGACTCGTCTTGGTGCTGCGAGCGCTCGATGGACGCATGGATGGTGCATCATATCGCCTCATCGCCGAGGTGCTGTTCGGCCGAAAACGCATCCCTGAACGCGCCTGGAAAACTCACGAATTGCGCAGCCGGACCATCCGCCTGGTGCAGGCTGGCTTGGCTCTGATGCGCGGCGGCTATCGCGCGTTGCTACGTCCCCCATCTCGCAAGGAGTAG
- a CDS encoding tyrosine-type recombinase/integrase: MPTGVYVRQNAVCDRLKAGMAADHAADFAQWLRGRRYTPLTIVERTRLLASWTHWAREEGYTLPSIREAHAASFALIEAGHRPRFRGDLNKDAVECAKLFIAYLEDQGVMTRLPTKSAAPLVAEFAAWAREQRGLAETTLAAYLGTITPFVDALGDIPTAYDAVTIRAYMIERAKAVSVERMKGISVGIRAFLRFLIATGRCPPGLDHAMPNVAGWRLASIPRFLPDADIARIISVCDGERRLRDRAIILLLVRLGLRASEVARLSFDDIDWRQGSIRLCGKGRREELLPLTQEIGDALLAYIERGRPALATPSLFITEYAPLRPIDRITVKCLVKRALKRAGVESRYKGAHILRHSAATAMLRHGVSLPGVSTVLRHRSQAMTAHYAKVDIALLAAVAQPWPGRSPC, encoded by the coding sequence ATGCCAACAGGTGTCTATGTCCGTCAGAACGCGGTCTGTGACCGATTGAAGGCGGGAATGGCCGCGGACCACGCGGCCGACTTTGCTCAATGGCTCCGCGGGCGCCGATACACGCCACTTACCATCGTCGAGAGGACACGGCTGCTTGCGAGCTGGACGCATTGGGCGCGCGAGGAAGGCTACACGCTCCCTTCGATCCGTGAGGCGCATGCGGCCTCATTCGCCTTGATCGAAGCGGGACATCGGCCGCGCTTCCGCGGCGACCTCAACAAGGACGCGGTCGAGTGCGCCAAGCTGTTCATCGCCTACCTTGAGGATCAGGGCGTGATGACGCGATTGCCTACGAAATCGGCGGCGCCACTGGTGGCGGAGTTTGCGGCTTGGGCCCGCGAGCAGCGCGGCCTGGCGGAAACTACGCTCGCCGCGTATCTTGGGACGATTACTCCCTTCGTCGATGCGCTGGGGGATATCCCGACGGCCTACGACGCCGTGACGATCCGGGCATACATGATCGAACGTGCGAAGGCCGTATCGGTCGAGCGCATGAAGGGCATATCGGTCGGCATCCGCGCGTTCCTGCGCTTCCTGATCGCGACAGGACGATGTCCGCCTGGGCTCGACCACGCCATGCCGAATGTTGCGGGATGGCGGCTGGCATCGATCCCGCGCTTCCTGCCTGATGCCGATATCGCGCGGATCATCAGTGTGTGCGACGGGGAGCGGCGCCTGCGCGACCGAGCCATCATCCTGCTGTTGGTCCGGCTCGGGCTTCGGGCGAGCGAGGTGGCGCGGCTCAGCTTCGACGATATCGACTGGCGGCAGGGCAGCATCCGCCTGTGCGGCAAAGGCCGGCGCGAGGAACTGCTGCCGCTCACCCAGGAGATCGGCGACGCGCTGCTCGCCTACATAGAACGCGGACGGCCGGCACTGGCGACACCATCCCTGTTTATCACCGAATATGCGCCGCTGCGGCCAATCGACCGCATCACGGTCAAATGCCTGGTCAAGCGTGCGCTCAAGCGCGCTGGCGTCGAGAGCCGTTACAAGGGTGCGCATATCCTGCGCCACTCGGCGGCTACGGCGATGCTCCGCCACGGCGTCAGCCTGCCAGGCGTGAGCACGGTGTTGCGCCACCGATCGCAAGCAATGACGGCGCATTACGCCAAGGTCGATATCGCGCTGCTGGCGGCCGTCGCGCAGCCCTGGCCGGGGAGGTCGCCATGCTGA
- a CDS encoding reverse transcriptase domain-containing protein has protein sequence MRPGAVNTAFVLDMQRKLHRWSVANAEKVFADLFNIICDRRTLLESWRRLTRNKGSRTPGTDGVTRKTVEEQLGGAVRFIEDIRGELRSGTYRPEPVRQRLIPKPGKPGKVRPLGIPTLKDRLVQMALKLVLEPIFEADFYPTSYGFRPGRSTHDALAKIQRRLHPTPSGTSEYRFVIEGDIKGCFDAVDHHVLMERVRRRVGDRKVLRLVLAFLKAGVMIEGTVRHPVTGTPQGGIISPLLANVYLAAIDERYGRWMRPRERPQNAADRRLYDRRRNRPTFCRTLRRRLRRADGRDPRGSRS, from the coding sequence ATGAGGCCCGGCGCGGTGAATACCGCGTTCGTCCTCGACATGCAGCGCAAGCTTCACAGGTGGAGTGTCGCGAATGCCGAAAAGGTGTTCGCGGATCTGTTCAACATCATATGCGACCGCAGGACGCTTTTGGAAAGCTGGCGTCGGTTGACCCGTAACAAAGGCAGCCGCACACCGGGTACCGATGGCGTCACGCGGAAGACGGTCGAAGAGCAGCTGGGCGGCGCAGTACGGTTCATCGAGGATATCCGCGGTGAACTACGCAGCGGCACCTATCGGCCCGAGCCTGTCCGGCAAAGGCTGATCCCCAAACCGGGTAAGCCCGGCAAGGTGCGTCCGCTCGGCATTCCGACGCTCAAAGACCGACTGGTGCAAATGGCTTTGAAGCTCGTGCTGGAGCCGATCTTCGAGGCGGACTTCTATCCGACCTCCTATGGCTTCCGGCCCGGCCGGAGCACCCATGATGCGCTGGCGAAAATCCAGCGACGACTGCACCCCACACCCAGCGGCACTTCCGAGTACCGCTTCGTGATCGAGGGTGACATCAAGGGCTGCTTCGATGCCGTCGATCATCATGTGCTGATGGAGCGTGTGCGCCGACGCGTCGGGGATCGCAAGGTCCTCAGGCTCGTGCTCGCCTTCCTAAAAGCCGGTGTCATGATCGAGGGCACCGTCCGCCACCCTGTTACGGGCACCCCGCAGGGCGGCATCATCTCGCCATTGCTGGCCAACGTCTATCTGGCGGCCATCGACGAGAGATACGGACGGTGGATGCGCCCTCGCGAACGACCGCAGAATGCAGCCGACCGGCGGCTTTACGATCGCCGGAGAAACAGGCCTACATTCTGCCGTACGTTACGCCGACGACTTCGTCGTGCTGACGGACGGGACCCGCGAGGAAGCAGAAGCTGA
- a CDS encoding S26 family signal peptidase, protein MCGATMLVLWPINNTSPLYIWNASDSVPIGLYRLQEAGRLYVTELVVVRAPDPLATFLDLNGYLPSGLPMLKRVLALPGQTVCRTGLTIIVDSIQMGEASDRDRRGRRLPVWQGCRVIAEGEVFLMNWQSADSLDGRYFGPLPTSAVIGQAVPVWTRED, encoded by the coding sequence ATGTGTGGGGCTACAATGCTCGTGCTCTGGCCAATCAACAACACTTCACCATTGTACATCTGGAATGCTTCAGACAGCGTGCCGATCGGCCTCTATCGCTTGCAAGAGGCCGGACGGTTGTACGTCACTGAGCTCGTAGTGGTTCGAGCGCCAGACCCGCTCGCGACTTTTCTCGACCTCAACGGCTATTTGCCAAGCGGTCTTCCAATGCTCAAGCGTGTGCTGGCGCTGCCCGGCCAAACCGTCTGCAGAACGGGCCTCACAATCATCGTCGACAGCATACAGATGGGTGAGGCAAGCGACCGCGATCGCCGCGGCCGGCGGTTGCCCGTCTGGCAGGGCTGCCGGGTCATTGCTGAGGGCGAAGTCTTTCTCATGAACTGGCAGTCGGCGGACTCGCTAGACGGCCGATATTTCGGACCGCTCCCGACATCGGCCGTTATCGGGCAAGCGGTACCGGTGTGGACCAGGGAGGACTGA
- a CDS encoding DNA -binding domain-containing protein, protein MQTPPLDPDVAELAPNDPVLTSYDEKHLVTYWRLLDAQADGADWKEVALIVLHIDPDREPARARNAFDSHLARAKWIADHGYRDLLRGGANK, encoded by the coding sequence ATGCAAACACCGCCGCTTGACCCGGATGTCGCGGAGTTGGCGCCCAACGATCCGGTGCTCACGTCCTATGACGAAAAGCATCTGGTGACCTACTGGCGCCTGCTCGATGCCCAAGCGGATGGTGCGGACTGGAAAGAAGTGGCCCTGATCGTGTTGCATATCGATCCGGATCGCGAACCGGCGCGAGCCCGCAATGCATTTGACAGCCATCTGGCGCGCGCAAAATGGATAGCAGACCACGGCTATCGCGATTTGCTGCGCGGCGGCGCCAATAAATAG